The genomic segment aaaaaagtctctgCTCTCCCCTTATGCCCATGCCTACATTAGATCTTCTACAATCTGCTACATACACGTGCTTTCCTGGAGTTGTTGGTACAATAATCTGTTCTATCTCTTCCATTCCAGGGGTGGAAAATTAGATAGAAGAATGGGGTTCCTCGAGAGccagtttttttatgttgtttatgTCATATTATCCTCTCATTTTAACTTTAATTGCCTTGCATCATTGTGTTTGTGTATATTTTCACTTACGCAAGCTTCCATGTAAATATCAAGAGGCGCTCTTTTGTACTGAAGGAAGCTGTGCAAAGAATTAGACTGTGGGTAATGGGTAGTGTTTGttgattgaagattttttttaacaggTGAAACATTTACTCGATGAAGGAATGGATGTTAATGTGCCTGCATGGGGCCCAAAATCAAAAGGCCTGACCGCGCTCCACCTTGCTGCTCAGGGTGGTCACCTTGAGATTATGGATGAATTGCTCGCTCGTGGTGCTAATATTGATGCTAGAACCCTGGGTGCCTGTGGTTGTAAGTATCTTCAACTCATGGAAGAGAGTTTTCAAGCACCTAACTCCCTCTCTGTCCTCCTTTGTTTCTCttctcaatttatattctgCGACTGTGGTAGCTGATACatattttttcacatttcaCAGGGACACCACTTCACCGTGCTGCaaaggaaaggaagaaagaagcaGTCAAATTTCTAATAGAGAACGGTGCATTCTTGCCAGATGATATGAATGATAGCAGATTTAACCCGCCACTCCATTACTGCACCGGTCTTGAATGGGCATATGAGGAGATGAAGCGTCATCAGAGAGAGAATTTGTCAGCAGGCGAAGCATCCTACAGCTCTGAAAGCTAATACCTTTAATCATCGTCACCTTGCTGCTTTCTGTATTGCACTAAAAAGTTCAGTGTGTTGTATTACTGTGCTTACCTGGGAGTCTTGAATGTTTTTCTGTTATGATGTGAAACTTTTCACATACACAGAAACTACGTTGTGTCTGATCCATCCAGACATGAGTTGTAATTTCGAAattctctatatttttaatcGAATGGTGTGATTATTGTGTGCGTGCTTATTTACCCAATTATcctattaattgaaaatatttttggcaTGTCTTGGTTTAAAGTTTGAAAACACTTTTATTCAATGTTTGCcacatttttttatgaatgaaaaggaaaaaaacatctCACTACTTTTTTCAGGTTAATTGAAATAgtgttttcatgattttactcctcaccaaaagaattaaaatccaaaagaattaaaattggTTATTGGGAGTATTGAGGTATTTTTATAAggcttattaattattattgaatttataaaaaataaacgagtcttttcattttaaaagcaaagtgaaaatacattttaaagcaacaaacttaaaaataatatgaaggggtattttatatttttataattaattattattattattattattaggttaGAAAAGAGgcaatttggtatttaaataaaatttaaaaaaacatagagcacaaaaaaatgactaaaaagtctttaaaaacaaaaaatctaaaacttttttttttattattacaaattagttaataaacaatttgatatttgactaaatataaaaaataaaaaataaaaaagcgaCTAATGCATGCATCACATGTGTCAGCTTGTGGGAGGCGCCTACGCCATTCAACCGGTGCATGCGACGCCTCCTAGTAGCCAAAATCACTCTTTTATTGTGTCGTTAGAAGCGCTGTGATATCCTCTTGCTTTTAAAACGACACATGTGGTTAGTGGTGACACGTTTTGTCACTGACAACACTTGTTTTTTgccctcattttctttctcattAACTTGAAATTTGTGCTAGccatacaaaatttaaaagctaTCCTTTGATTTCTTGGGATTTACATTTcgatccttatattttttatttttatttttattcttggtccttttgtaaaattttgattcgttttcaattttatcattcaattttaatttagaatatGTGGTTTTGtccaatttgattcttaatttttttattgttttttatttcttttggtaaattgatttttcttttcaatttcatcattcaattaaaaaattaatttattttttatttcaattttaatcccattcatttgattattttaattttttggggtCTTTTTGTTAAACTAActtttctttacaatttcactctttaataaaaaccaaaatttattttttgtttcaattttgatctgtattcctttaattgatatttttttttgtttttaattctattgtataattgaattttttttttcaatttcatctttcaacatttgattaattgagaattgagcttcatagttTTTTCTAGATAAGTTTCTTTTAGTCTAATGATTTAGGCCACTAGCTTGAAAAGTTAATGCGTGTTGAAAtcgtttctattttttcttacttattttttttcattgtacttttttattttataaaaaaagctttgtggttttctttattttttctatgttgaGTTATTTGATTTCATAACTTAAATCGTAAGTTTGACGAGATAACTTGGGTTGACTCGACCATAATTACTGAGGTTACAGGTTTGACATgctaactcgagttgactcgaTGAAATTTTTAAGGTACTGTTTTTACCCAAATTTATCCTTGTGTATTTAATAGGCGATAAACTGAGTTACATCATTTGTTctcttttgaaaatttatttttccccAAGTTATCGTGATcacttctatttttaatttggttcatCTACTCTCATTGCtcattttttatcatctaattaaaataaaatgaacttatTTGATCAAGTTAGGTTTATGACCAAGTCAcatatttttcttccttctttaaaATGCTAGGAcacctaaaaattattttttatgcaaaaaatagTTTGGAACCATAGCGTAACACAAGTCCACACCTAGAAAAGGACTCTGTTTGTTTGCTAAAAATAGTTTCATTTTAGAAAGTGGTTTTCTTGAAAAGTAAATTCTTAAAAagtgaattagttttttatgtttgacaCTGTTATGGaaaattggaaaacactttttaatatttgattgtgctattgaaaataacttattaatgtttttttaatttattaaaagaatgagaccAAATatgacagataaaaaagttaaaagaggatgaaattgaagaaaaaacaattataatttcataaattatttcaaataaaacaaatagcaattaaaaaaagaaggatcaaattgaatagataaaaaatttaaaagaggatgcaattgaattttttttctttctacttttataaattatttcaaatacaataaatagcaatgaaaagaaacgagaccaaatctgatagataaacaaaatgttaattaaaaaatgataaaaaaacaaataacaataaaaaataggacTAAAgttgacataaaaatcaaattttaagggaaaaataaaaaaataaaaaaagattcaaaacaaaatatatagtaatcaaaagattaaagatcaaatatgatataatcaataaataataagatatttttgaaatttttcaaggagaagaaaaaaaaatagttggggCTCAACTGCCGCACCTCTACTGAATCGCGCCGCATCACTAGAAAGAATTCGACGAGACGCTTCGAATGCTGCCGCAACTCTACTGAATCGCGCCGCATCACTAGAAAGAATTCAACGAGACGCTTCGAATGTCACACTGGAAGCCAACGTTTGGTTGACAGGGCACACTGCATGTGCTGATTGAAGAGTGTGGATACCTCCCACACATCGGCAAGTCCACTGCACGAGCCGATcgtcttttttaaaacaatattttatatttatcaaaatactGAATTGCCCCATAATCCActtgataattacaaaaaataatgaaacgataaaaaaaaatctaaggatatcaatttaacaaattttacttttaatggtaatttaacaaagtaatatagtgattttactttatttttatttgcttttttagaAGTGTATAccattcaaaattaatatttttctgaaaatcaaaacatttttctttttaactgaATTGTGTTTTTCATTCAGCCAATTTTTTCCCACTAACTTTTCTAATGTAAACAAGTTTAACAAACAGGAAAACACCCAGATCAGTTAATtgatttctgaaaaaaaatctGTGAAACCCATTTGGATCGTCCATTTAAGCCAACATTGAATAATGGATCGTCCTCTCATGGcgacacacacaaaaaaaaactgggtTTAACCCATTTGGGATTCTGCCCAAACCATAGGAAGGAGCTTTTCCCCATTCCCCATGCTTTGTTGTCTCTCTTACAAAACCAatctgttttgtttgttttagcaGAAGACGACACCGAAACACAATCAGAATACCGGGAGCACTCTTTCTgacaaaagaaacaaacaatGAAACTAAGTTGAAGCTGTTCAATACCAGATAAAGTTATTACTAGACAGAAAAGAGAAGTTGTACGAGAGAATCTGAATTGAAGTTTTTATTAGAAGCATGTAAAGCATCTCGAACTGGGAATTCTGTCAATGAACATGCTTCTCGCTCTTGTTCTTTGGAAGACAGGTCAGGTTCATTTGAGAAGGATTCTCACGCTGAGGATGTGCTTATGGTTGTTAGGTaatgcaaatatatttttaaaaaagaaaaaaaaattgcaattcagTGATAGACCGGATTGgatcaaataaattgaatatagtttgaagagattatatatatataaaaattaagtaatgACAACAaatggactaaattaaaaaaaaagtcataacaATAATAcgggaaaaaatatttttgtaaataaaaataaatgatatagtTCAATTCTTAACCATCTAAATACAGAAGggtgaaattgataaaaaaatagttcaaatTAATCCAAGTTAACATGACAAGCCTGTAACTCGAGGAATAAGGAGcgagttaacctgagttaaccaACTAAATCCACAACATaagtcatgagatcgagataacttaatagaaaaaaaaacgtaaaaatTCACAAagctagaaagaaaataataataataaaaaagatgtcaacccatattaattttttaaactcgtGACCCAAGGAATTAGACTATAAAcaccatatttgaaaaaattatgaagttcaattttcaatcaattaaatattgaatgattgtagtaaaaataaaatatcaattacacctaaagatccaaaacaaaaaaagataattgaaagaataagaataaaaaataaaacacaaaataaattttactctTGGATGAAacatgaagttgaaaaaaaaatttgaacaaaaggacaaaaaaattaaaaaaatgaggattagaattgaagtaaaaaataaaaacagatttTTGAGTGAAtgtaaaattgagaagaaaattcaattcaataaaagacctaaaaaaataattaaaagaatgtgaaacaaattgaaaaaaataatatatggcaaattgagattgaaagatgaaattgaaaagaaataaaacttatataaaaaaactaagaacaaaaataaaaaataaaaaaataatgactgaagttgaaatacgtacaataaaaataaagaaggtGGTCCACATATAATTTTGAGAGgagaagagacaaaaaaaaaaattttcaccaATCACCATCATCCACACACACCACATCACTAGAAAGATGATGTTACAATGCTTCCAAGTTCCAACTACATGTTAGAAAGACATTTTTTAACGTCTGAAAGTGCAATCTACACCGCTTGATTATGTAGACGTCTCTCATATGccccaacttttcttttttaatatttgtttaaacacaaaatttcttttaaacaagccttataataatgaaaaactaTCGTGGAAAGATAAAAAGAACCATtgacataaattttaaattttttaaagatattttgatcatttcactataaatttttgtttatttatttattaatttttatatttggtcaaatatcaaattatttagttgaattgataataataaaaaaatcattgtgaaaaattaaaatactatctaatataaattttaaatttctgacttctaagaatattttgattattttattgtgtattataaaaaatcttatttttctcttagttaatgaattttataaaaagatataattaccCTCAatagttaatatttaaaattttttagctGAAGAgtcaaaactttaaaaatcactGTTTTAGTTATGATTTCGCTCTAAGATTCCTTcttggtgtatttttttttagtttaacgtgggtatATAGATTAACTTGCGTGCATCTCAATTAATTCAAcgagctctgaagttaacgaccatgtaagtctccagtagctatcatatgagcaaccacaaggctcgaacttaaaactataaagaaaacaaacttcTTGGTCTCAAGTTCTTATTACTAGGTCACCATCTAAATGATTTGTGATGTAACTTTTGTTAATTCAAGTTCTTGTCTTTTTTGAGTTGCtttgtttagtttctttttttttttatttttttgaaaaagtttagACTGTTTCTAAATTATAgggctttttagtttttttttttttttattgtgtgcTATTAGTCATTTCTCAATGTTATTGCATAAACCAGCTAAATCCCTCTTTTTTCATGCGGTTTCGCTTTAGAAAGGCGATTTTGTTTCTAAAGAAGCATAATagaaaagatgatttttttagtaaattcgCAAGGGGGATTTGAGGGTAAGGATTTAAAAGGAGTCTagggcttttttttatatattattaatatgaatattcagACCAACTTacatatatcttaattaatcttacagatcttaaaattaatgattatataaatctctaatgactctaaaatttataagattcaaattagtaatttttatgGAACAAATTTAATACCTGAACGGCTGAACTataccttttaaaattaaatatatatattttttgtttggtggGTTGTTAAATATGTTGTTTGTTACTGGCATAATTTACTAATGCAGAGAGCAATgccaagttttatttcatgcttagttttttttttttaatatttgaatttacTCGTTACAAGTCTAAATTCAACCAGATCATAAATGCTACCAGTGGAAGGGATGTGTTAGTGATTACGGCTGTAGGTGGTGGTAAGAGCCTGTGTTACCAACTCCCGGCTGTTCTTAATGATGGTATAATCCTTGTTATAAGTTATTATTgagtttgttttaaattgtggatttaagtgagaaaaaaaatatccaagtaagaaaataaatatttatgtatttgATTCATAGAAGAATTTAAAGTTGTTATATTTTAGATaatgcttatttatttatgagtgtttttattcttatattttattggctagagagagaagaaaaaaaaagagttttaaattattatgaattttaggTAAGAGTAATTTTGTttaacactttaaaatatattacttttttttatagtgaatttctTTAGCCATCTGGTCTCGTGGAGTAAGTTTAATTTACTAAATCATGTAAATTTTACTTgtgtttttatgtaatttattttatttatatttatatttctctatttacaaattaatttgaagaaattatgcaatatattattgataaaaatatacatgaagAACATCCTTACAATactactataaaaaaacaaagaagataaataaaaaaaccggtTAAGTATAATTatgctaatttaattaattaattaattggtttttgtgcaaatattttttttataatcatttaattgattaaaaaataatctttaaacaacatgaataaaaaGTCAGACTATATCCATTGTATAGGCCACGTGGTTGTCGGGACACcagcttaattaaaaaaaaacatcatatttcaacatttttttttataaaaatgttaaattttataagtgatctttaaaaaaaaaaaaagttaatcagGCGACACTTTAATCAGCTCTGACAGAGTTTACTTCAAAGTTTAAAACACGACCGGATCTAACGAGCAGGTCATGAGTCATCACAATGATTTATTTAGCTTCACTGAATTTAAATAACATTGCTGAGAAGTTATCCACGACCACGATAGCGCCGCCCGGGCAACTTCCTAGTATTAGCTAAAGAACCCAGCCCAGGTGCtgttaaagaattttaagaattttcaatcaaatcctTCCTTCCTCCTCGTTATTATGAATCATGAGCAACAGCAGCATATCGAAACACAGACGGCCTCGGACagacaataaataacatgaagCTCTCCTTCTCAATTCCATCAAATTCGAGTTCGAAGGCAAAAAAACCAGTCTCAGACAAAGACGAAGGCCAATCAGACGATAACAACGCCAAACAATATGTCACCGAATTCGATCCCACAAACACCCTACAAAGCACTCGAACCCCAATTATCCAACCTATACAAAACGAATACCAACCccacaaaaaattgaaaaacatcgATCTCCTTCTCCACCCTGACCCCTCCACCGACCTCCGTTTCGAACTCCAAACCCTCTCCCCCGACCCCCCCGATCCCATGTCTTTCGGCCTCAATCTCCGTCAGCCCACCGCCACCGCCACTTCTCTGACCAAAGAAGCTAGAGTTGAGGATGTGATGTTGGAGAAATTGAGGTATGATTTGAAGAGGTTGCCAGAGGATCGAGGGTTTGAGGAGTTTGAAGAAATGCCAGTTGAGGATTTTGCCAAAGCGTTGCTTAAGGGCTATGGTTGGCATGAAGGGAGAGGTGTTGGAAAGAATGCTAAAGAAGATGTTAAAATCAAGCAGTACACTAAAAGAACTGATAAAGAAGGTTTGGGCTTTTTTTCTGCTTCACTTGAttcaaaaaatagtaataaaaatggTAGCATTGGTAATGGTAGTGGTAGTGTTAAAGAGAAAGAATCAGAGAAGAATAAAGATGAGTTTTCTGTGGGTAAAGAAGTTAGAGTGATTTTTGGTAAAAAGGAAAATTTGGGTTTGAAAGGTACGATTGTAGAGAGGCTGGGTTCGGATTCGATTATTTTGAGGGTAGAAAAGAGTGGGGAGAGTGTGAAAGTTCGGGTTTCTGATGTTGCAGAATTGGGGTCGGGAGAAGAGGAGAGGTGTTTGAAGgaattgaaggatttaaagatcaaagaagagaagaaatcgGGTGATGGGGATAGGGAACACCGGCCTGTTAATAAGAGGAGCGTGGAGAGTAGAGAAAGTTTGATACTTGAGAATGGTGGCATTGTTAAAGAGAGAGGAGTTCAGTGGCTTAGGAGTCATATTCGGGTTAGGATAATTAGTAAGGTCTTGAAAGGGGGTAAATTGTATTTGAAGAAAGGAGAGGTGGTGGATGTGGTTGGGCCTTACAAGTGTGATGTAAGTATGGATGAAAGTAGGGAGTTGGTGCAAAGTGTAGATCAGGATCTTCTTGAGAATGCATTGCCACGTCGGGGGGATCCAGTCCTTGTTCTTTATGGGAAGCATAAGGGAGCTTATGGGAATTTGGTTCAAAGGGACTTGGACAGAGAGGTTGGGGTTGTGCAGGATTATGGTAGCCATGAGTTGCTTAATGTCAAACTCGAGCAAATTGCAGAATATGTTGGAGATCCCAGCTACATTGGCTATTGATTCTCTTGGTGAGTATTGCAGACATCCCAGTTCCATCAATAGGTTTTTTGGGATACTTTGTCTTGATGCTTATAGTGATATATGTGTATCTTTTCAGAATTTCAGATACTATGAGGAATTTATGGGTCTTATGCTATTTTAATTGCTACTGTTGCTTCAGAAGATACTTTagataataaattgtttttcaatcttgTTTCACTATTTTCACTAATTCTAATGCAAATGCATGTTGAAGCATATGATTAATGTGAACTTGGAATAAAAATTTCATCACAGGTGAATAAAATTGCTTGACAAACTCTTGCTATTCTAAAATGCTTTTACATTTGAATTGCTATTGTTGCGTCAGAAGATGCTTTAGATGTAAATCGTTTTTCTATCTTGTTTCACTATTTTCACTGATTCTAATGCAAATGGCAAATGCTGATGGCTCATGTTGAAGCATGATTAATGTGAACTTTGAATGAAAATTTCATCATATGTGAATAAAATTGCTTTTCAACAAACTCTTGCTATTCtaaaatgcttttaaatttcaattttgaagATCATAAGTTGCCTAAGCTTCAAGATTGTGAGTTCTAATCTGTTTGAATTATCTTTAAGTTCTTAGCTGGTAATTATTACTGGCCCCAGTTTTTAATCCTTATAGTGTTGATTGGggccatcttttatttttttcattggccTTCACTTAATAATCTTAGCCAAATGCCTTTTCTCGCTCAAGTTCCGAAGTTCGTGCAAAACTAATGAAATCAAGTTCCAGAGTTATTCTAGGCTTCTAATCATATAGGTCAAGCCACTGAGAATTCTTGTTATTGTAGGAGAATTTCAGACAAGATGTTAGGGGTTTTGCAAATAATTGGGAATAGGAAATAAGATTAGCGGGGTTGCATCTTACTAAAAGGAGAAAGTATTGACAGgcttccctttttttctttcctcttcctGCTCCCCTAACTCATTTGATCACTGAAAGGGTGCTTGAAGGGAGCAGGGGCTGTATCTTTAAGATTCTGTTTGACAATCAAGtt from the Populus nigra chromosome 1, ddPopNigr1.1, whole genome shotgun sequence genome contains:
- the LOC133681017 gene encoding phytochrome-interacting ankyrin-repeat protein 2-like, yielding MPQEDCVAVSLRRNLSRRRSFRSVGGVDRDDRGWTSLHIGARKGDLKQVKHLLDEGMDVNVPAWGPKSKGLTALHLAAQGGHLEIMDELLARGANIDARTLGACGWTPLHRAAKERKKEAVKFLIENGAFLPDDMNDSRFNPPLHYCTGLEWAYEEMKRHQRENLSAGEASYSSES
- the LOC133675709 gene encoding protein MOS2-like encodes the protein MKLSFSIPSNSSSKAKKPVSDKDEGQSDDNNAKQYVTEFDPTNTLQSTRTPIIQPIQNEYQPHKKLKNIDLLLHPDPSTDLRFELQTLSPDPPDPMSFGLNLRQPTATATSLTKEARVEDVMLEKLRYDLKRLPEDRGFEEFEEMPVEDFAKALLKGYGWHEGRGVGKNAKEDVKIKQYTKRTDKEGLGFFSASLDSKNSNKNGSIGNGSGSVKEKESEKNKDEFSVGKEVRVIFGKKENLGLKGTIVERLGSDSIILRVEKSGESVKVRVSDVAELGSGEEERCLKELKDLKIKEEKKSGDGDREHRPVNKRSVESRESLILENGGIVKERGVQWLRSHIRVRIISKVLKGGKLYLKKGEVVDVVGPYKCDVSMDESRELVQSVDQDLLENALPRRGDPVLVLYGKHKGAYGNLVQRDLDREVGVVQDYGSHELLNVKLEQIAEYVGDPSYIGY